Proteins encoded in a region of the Deltaproteobacteria bacterium genome:
- the recG gene encoding ATP-dependent DNA helicase RecG: MHGTDQKTPLTVLSGVGGKVAGRFRSLGVESVEDLIFFFPRAYQDRRNPQSITSLRAGETTTVRAQVLSVSERRYRRMATLEMMVSDGGGLLILKWFRYGRWLRGNLEKNFPPGCEIIATGRVDIFAGTVEMHHPELVSAKDGNEPGVVPIYPLTEGVSQHVIRRAALGALELMGTGLEDSIPAGILERYSLPALSESVWSLHLPPEGVDVEALNRGDSPYHSRIKFDELLFFQMGMLCRREELKAREGIPLLDDSAIADRFLRRLPFRLTAAQKRSLDEINADMSRPVPMHRLLQGDVGSGKTVVAFLAMLRCVSAGHQAVMMVPTEVLADQHFRNVSAWARDLDIPVALFTGSLSAKKRADLRDRVFRGEIPLVVGTHALVQEGVSFHSLALAVVDEQHRFGVMQRLALRKKGRAPHFMVMTATPIPRSLALVVYGDLDISTIDEIPPGRSPVQTHIFTESDRARLHLSIAREVRENRQVFIVYPLVEESEKLDLLAATEMAREYSERIFPNLKVGLLTGRMSSREKEEVMESFLRGDYHILVSTTVIEVGVDVPNASLMVVEHAERFGLFQLHQLRGRVGRGEHPSQCILMVGENVSVDGRERIQAMERLSSGFEIAREDLRIRGPGDFLGVRQSGMPDFRYAHPIRDRVLMAQAREASNELFSAGGKLSERLAEQMQAFWAGRLGRASSG, encoded by the coding sequence ATGCACGGGACCGATCAGAAAACCCCTCTTACCGTTCTTAGCGGGGTAGGTGGAAAGGTTGCTGGGCGGTTCAGGTCTCTTGGGGTCGAATCCGTTGAGGATCTGATCTTCTTTTTTCCCAGAGCATACCAGGACAGAAGAAATCCGCAATCCATAACATCGTTGAGAGCCGGCGAGACTACGACCGTGCGGGCGCAGGTTCTTTCCGTCAGTGAGCGGCGTTACCGGAGAATGGCGACCCTTGAGATGATGGTCTCCGACGGGGGCGGCCTTCTGATTCTCAAATGGTTCCGGTATGGAAGGTGGCTAAGGGGAAACCTGGAGAAAAATTTCCCTCCGGGCTGCGAGATCATTGCCACTGGAAGGGTTGACATCTTCGCAGGTACCGTGGAAATGCACCATCCCGAGTTGGTTTCAGCGAAGGATGGGAACGAGCCGGGCGTTGTGCCCATATACCCTCTTACCGAGGGGGTGTCCCAACATGTGATACGCCGGGCGGCCCTGGGCGCCCTGGAGTTGATGGGGACCGGATTGGAAGATTCCATACCTGCCGGTATACTGGAAAGGTATTCCCTGCCCGCTCTTTCCGAATCGGTATGGTCCCTCCATCTTCCTCCGGAAGGAGTGGACGTAGAGGCGCTGAACCGGGGCGACAGCCCATATCATTCCAGGATAAAGTTCGATGAGCTGCTCTTTTTTCAGATGGGGATGCTTTGCCGAAGGGAGGAGTTGAAAGCGAGGGAGGGAATACCCCTCCTGGATGATAGCGCTATTGCGGATCGCTTTCTGCGCCGACTTCCCTTCAGGTTGACGGCTGCCCAGAAAAGATCACTGGATGAGATTAACGCGGACATGTCCCGTCCTGTCCCAATGCACCGTCTTCTTCAAGGTGACGTAGGGTCGGGGAAGACGGTCGTTGCTTTTCTCGCCATGCTCAGGTGCGTTTCCGCCGGACACCAGGCGGTGATGATGGTCCCGACTGAGGTCCTCGCGGATCAGCATTTCAGAAATGTTTCGGCGTGGGCCCGGGATCTTGATATACCGGTTGCGCTTTTTACCGGCAGCCTTTCCGCGAAAAAACGCGCCGACCTGAGAGACAGGGTTTTCAGGGGGGAGATTCCCCTGGTTGTCGGGACGCACGCTTTGGTGCAGGAAGGGGTTTCCTTCCATTCTCTCGCACTGGCTGTGGTGGATGAGCAGCACCGGTTCGGCGTCATGCAGAGATTGGCCCTGAGAAAAAAAGGCCGCGCGCCGCATTTTATGGTCATGACAGCCACACCAATTCCCAGGAGCCTCGCCCTTGTTGTGTACGGGGATCTGGACATTTCGACAATCGACGAGATTCCTCCCGGCAGGAGTCCCGTTCAGACACATATTTTTACCGAGTCGGACCGGGCCAGGCTGCATCTTTCCATTGCCCGGGAGGTCCGGGAAAATCGACAGGTCTTTATCGTCTATCCCCTGGTTGAAGAGTCGGAGAAACTGGACCTCCTTGCGGCAACGGAGATGGCCCGGGAATACAGCGAGCGGATCTTTCCAAATCTAAAGGTAGGGCTTCTCACGGGGCGCATGTCCTCCAGGGAGAAGGAGGAGGTCATGGAGTCCTTCCTTCGCGGGGATTATCATATTCTCGTTTCTACAACGGTCATCGAGGTCGGGGTCGATGTCCCGAACGCCTCTCTGATGGTTGTTGAACACGCTGAACGGTTCGGACTGTTCCAACTCCATCAATTGAGAGGCCGGGTGGGTAGAGGAGAACATCCTTCCCAATGCATACTCATGGTCGGCGAAAACGTGTCGGTGGATGGCAGGGAAAGGATCCAGGCGATGGAGCGGTTATCCTCCGGCTTTGAAATTGCCAGGGAGGACCTGCGCATACGCGGGCCCGGGGACTTTCTGGGTGTCAGGCAGTCGGGGATGCCGGATTTCAGATATGCGCACCCCATCAGGGACAGGGTGCTGATGGCACAGGCCCGGGAGGCCTCAAACGAACTTTTTTCCGCAGGGGGGAAACTCTCTGAGAGGCTGGCGGAACAGATGCAGGCTTTCTGGGCCGGCAGGTTGGGCCGGGCATCTTCAGGTTGA
- the ndk gene encoding nucleoside-diphosphate kinase, giving the protein MKERTLSIVKPDGVEKCVIGNVLTRFEGAGMRILAMKMVHLSPEQAGGFYIVHRARPFYGELIDYVSSGPIVVLVLEGGNAIKTVRDIMGATDPAEAATGTIRADLADSIERNIVHGSDSPESAAYEIPYFFPEIEIHSK; this is encoded by the coding sequence ATGAAGGAGAGAACACTTTCGATCGTAAAACCGGACGGTGTGGAGAAATGCGTCATCGGGAATGTCCTGACCCGGTTTGAAGGCGCCGGTATGCGTATCCTCGCCATGAAGATGGTTCACCTTTCCCCCGAACAGGCCGGAGGATTTTATATCGTCCACAGGGCTCGACCTTTCTACGGGGAACTGATTGATTACGTGTCCTCCGGTCCCATCGTCGTCCTTGTCCTTGAAGGCGGCAACGCCATAAAGACCGTCAGGGATATCATGGGCGCAACGGATCCGGCCGAAGCGGCGACTGGAACCATCCGCGCGGATCTGGCCGACAGTATTGAACGGAATATTGTCCACGGGTCCGATTCCCCGGAATCCGCTGCCTACGAGATACCGTATTTCTTCCCGGAGATAGAGATTCATTCGAAGTGA
- the rlmN gene encoding 23S rRNA (adenine(2503)-C(2))-methyltransferase RlmN — protein sequence MKNFFDQTFDQLEATIGKMDPRAYRVEQVLRWVYRMAVDDFSLMTDMPGDIRESLSASMDLKPMSLQKSVGAADGTLKFLYRLADGELIESVLIPEDGHNTLCISTQAGCGMGCGFCESGAQGFRRNLSQGEILAQIVYAIRYLGDRRFLRNLVFMGMGEPLLNLGSLIPALGVILDGRGFDFSPRRVTVSTCGWVPGIRRLGRADLGVNLALSLNAADDETRSAIMPVNRKYPLRTVMNSIRKFPRRPRQRITFEYVLISGVNDRPEDAAMVVKLLHGIPAKVNIISYNRTSAGFSAPDYERMEWFQNLLGGSGLLATVRRSRGEDIGAACGQLTASAAGGVDG from the coding sequence ATGAAAAATTTTTTCGATCAAACATTCGACCAGCTTGAAGCGACCATCGGTAAGATGGATCCGCGGGCCTACAGGGTCGAACAGGTGCTCAGGTGGGTCTACAGGATGGCGGTGGATGACTTTTCCCTGATGACAGACATGCCGGGCGACATCAGGGAATCCCTTTCGGCTTCCATGGACCTGAAGCCCATGTCCCTGCAAAAAAGTGTTGGGGCAGCCGATGGAACCCTTAAATTCCTGTACCGGCTGGCCGACGGCGAACTCATAGAATCCGTTCTTATACCTGAAGACGGCCATAATACCCTCTGTATTTCCACACAGGCCGGTTGTGGAATGGGTTGCGGGTTCTGTGAAAGCGGAGCCCAGGGTTTCAGGAGGAATCTCTCCCAGGGCGAAATTCTGGCCCAGATCGTATATGCCATCCGGTATCTTGGAGACAGGCGTTTCCTTCGAAACCTGGTATTTATGGGGATGGGCGAGCCTCTTTTAAACCTGGGATCACTCATCCCCGCCCTTGGTGTTATTCTTGACGGGAGAGGGTTTGATTTCAGCCCAAGAAGGGTTACGGTTTCCACCTGTGGTTGGGTGCCGGGTATCCGCCGGTTGGGAAGGGCGGACCTTGGTGTTAATCTGGCTCTTTCACTCAATGCGGCGGACGACGAGACCAGAAGCGCGATTATGCCTGTCAACAGAAAATATCCTCTCAGGACGGTTATGAACTCGATCCGTAAATTTCCGCGGCGTCCCCGGCAGAGGATCACCTTTGAATACGTCCTGATATCGGGTGTCAACGACCGTCCGGAAGATGCCGCGATGGTGGTGAAACTGCTTCATGGCATACCCGCCAAGGTCAACATCATCTCCTACAACAGGACCTCAGCGGGGTTTTCGGCCCCTGACTATGAGCGCATGGAGTGGTTTCAAAACCTGCTTGGCGGTTCGGGCCTGCTCGCAACGGTCAGAAGGAGCCGTGGAGAGGACATCGGCGCCGCCTGCGGGCAGTTGACGGCGTCCGCGGCGGGAGGCGTCGATGGCTGA
- a CDS encoding sigma-70 family RNA polymerase sigma factor, which translates to MAEKKTRGRGSGSKKAGKAVKPVEILPSGKDLKKKAAIKKGSTPSDRPVRYDPLSAFYNDIRHYPVLTREEEKALAIRYHEENDIDAAYSLVTSNLKLVVKIAMEYRRLWKEIIDLVQEGNVGLMQAVKKYDPYRGVRFSSYAAWWIRAYIIRYIMNNTRMVKLGTTQAQRTLYFQMGKERERLRKMGIEPDTKALAKSLQVKESEVEEMTQRLSGGDVSMEAARGDAESGFTMLDAIPSPEPGADEIVADVQARTIYLEKLSEFVAALSERDRKIFTSRWMRDDPYTLQEIGDKLGITRERVRQLEARIMKNLRAYLEKEGLSGSDFFS; encoded by the coding sequence ATGGCTGAGAAAAAGACCCGCGGGAGAGGGTCCGGGTCAAAAAAGGCCGGTAAGGCCGTCAAACCCGTGGAGATATTGCCGTCAGGGAAAGACCTGAAGAAGAAAGCGGCCATCAAGAAGGGGTCCACGCCATCGGATCGCCCGGTTCGATATGATCCTCTTTCCGCATTTTACAACGATATCAGGCATTACCCTGTTCTCACCCGGGAGGAGGAGAAGGCGCTCGCCATCCGTTATCACGAGGAAAACGATATCGATGCGGCCTACAGCCTGGTCACATCCAATCTTAAACTGGTCGTCAAGATCGCCATGGAATACCGCAGGCTCTGGAAAGAGATCATCGACCTTGTACAGGAGGGAAACGTCGGCCTGATGCAGGCGGTGAAGAAATACGACCCCTACCGGGGTGTGCGATTCTCCTCCTACGCCGCCTGGTGGATCAGGGCCTATATCATCCGTTACATAATGAACAATACGAGGATGGTGAAGCTTGGGACCACCCAGGCCCAGAGGACCCTTTATTTTCAGATGGGAAAGGAGAGGGAAAGACTCAGAAAGATGGGCATAGAACCGGACACAAAGGCCCTGGCCAAATCCCTCCAGGTCAAGGAGTCGGAGGTCGAGGAGATGACCCAGCGGCTGAGCGGCGGGGACGTGTCCATGGAGGCCGCCAGGGGAGACGCGGAAAGCGGGTTTACCATGCTGGACGCAATTCCGTCCCCGGAACCGGGAGCGGACGAGATCGTAGCGGATGTTCAGGCGAGAACCATCTATCTCGAAAAACTTTCGGAGTTCGTCGCAGCTCTCTCCGAAAGGGACAGAAAAATCTTCACCTCCCGATGGATGCGGGACGATCCTTACACCCTGCAGGAAATTGGCGACAAACTTGGCATTACCCGGGAGAGAGTCCGTCAGTTGGAGGCCAGAATCATGAAGAATCTTAGGGCGTACCTGGAAAAAGAGGGCCTCAGCGGCTCAGATTTTTTCAGCTGA
- a CDS encoding PDZ domain-containing protein, protein MPTLKKFPGFIILTLTLVLLTGKTVSASADVQNDEILALKNTSRAFVRIARDVTPSVVNIKTFRKGGGPASLGDHGFGDMLEPFREFFGDDFTRRFFRTPDERMVQLSLGSGVIVRPEGIVLTNNHVIKGADLIKVTLQDRTEIEASVVGSDPRTDIAVLKLPRGSYPSARMGDSDSLEVGEWVVAIGNPFGLGKSVTVGVVSAKGRANVGIADLEDFIQTDAAINPGNSGGPLINLQGEVIGINTAIFSRSGGYQGIGFAIPSNMVKTILESLLKTGKVVRTDLGLRVQEATGNLIDALGAGDRRGVVVNEVIPGSVAEKAGIVRGDLIARVRGRDVPDVNIFYTVVSLLPVDEKVPVVVIRKGIPITIMVKAGFLPPRPQDSSVRLRTALGFSVEELTEDVASRLGYRYERGVLVTAVVRYSKADRAGIEPGDLVLGVNGHDTPDLKAFQTRFKAMEWGSEVALKMERGTKTYSVTMILTQ, encoded by the coding sequence ATGCCGACTCTAAAGAAATTTCCCGGCTTCATAATACTTACACTGACACTGGTGTTGCTGACCGGAAAAACCGTGTCCGCCTCAGCCGATGTACAGAACGACGAAATCCTCGCCCTGAAAAATACCAGCCGTGCTTTCGTTCGGATAGCCAGGGACGTCACGCCGTCGGTTGTCAATATCAAGACCTTTCGGAAGGGTGGTGGGCCTGCCTCACTGGGCGATCACGGTTTTGGGGACATGCTGGAGCCTTTCAGGGAATTTTTTGGTGATGATTTTACCAGGCGCTTCTTCCGGACCCCCGATGAGAGGATGGTCCAGCTTTCCCTGGGTTCCGGTGTCATCGTCAGGCCCGAAGGGATTGTCCTCACCAACAACCACGTAATAAAAGGAGCCGATCTTATCAAGGTCACGCTCCAGGATCGGACCGAGATCGAGGCCAGTGTTGTCGGAAGTGACCCCCGGACCGATATCGCCGTCCTGAAGCTGCCCCGGGGGTCCTATCCCAGCGCACGGATGGGGGATTCCGACTCCCTTGAAGTAGGTGAGTGGGTCGTTGCCATTGGAAACCCGTTCGGCCTGGGTAAGAGCGTGACGGTGGGTGTGGTCAGTGCCAAGGGAAGGGCCAACGTGGGAATTGCCGACCTGGAGGATTTTATCCAGACGGACGCCGCCATTAACCCCGGGAACAGCGGAGGACCGCTTATCAACCTTCAGGGCGAGGTAATTGGAATCAACACCGCCATCTTCAGCAGAAGCGGGGGGTACCAGGGGATCGGATTCGCCATCCCGTCAAACATGGTCAAGACGATCCTGGAGAGCCTTCTGAAGACTGGAAAGGTCGTCCGTACAGATCTGGGCCTGCGCGTACAGGAGGCTACCGGAAACCTCATTGACGCCCTGGGAGCGGGAGATAGAAGAGGGGTTGTTGTAAACGAGGTAATCCCGGGAAGTGTAGCGGAAAAGGCCGGTATCGTTCGTGGAGATCTTATAGCCCGGGTCAGGGGGAGGGATGTCCCGGATGTGAATATCTTTTACACCGTTGTCAGCCTGCTCCCTGTCGATGAGAAGGTGCCGGTGGTTGTTATCAGAAAAGGGATTCCCATTACGATCATGGTCAAGGCAGGCTTCCTCCCCCCCCGTCCCCAGGATTCATCGGTAAGGCTGAGAACGGCGCTGGGTTTTTCCGTAGAGGAGTTGACCGAGGATGTGGCCTCCAGGCTTGGATACAGATATGAACGAGGGGTCCTCGTGACGGCAGTGGTCAGATACAGCAAGGCGGACAGGGCCGGAATCGAGCCCGGCGATCTCGTGCTGGGTGTAAACGGCCATGATACGCCCGATTTGAAGGCCTTCCAGACACGGTTCAAGGCCATGGAGTGGGGTTCGGAAGTCGCTCTCAAAATGGAGAGGGGCACCAAAACGTACAGCGTGACCATGATTCTGACACAATAG
- a CDS encoding chorismate mutase yields MTDGKRPKTADHPDRLSDIRSSIDEIDVRTIALFQERAELAIKAGEIKTSLGLPIHDSVREKSILDTIVRSASGPLSTDSLQRIFETVIRECRALEEKS; encoded by the coding sequence ATGACGGATGGCAAACGGCCGAAGACAGCGGATCACCCGGACAGGTTGTCCGACATCAGATCTTCCATCGACGAAATAGACGTCCGGACCATTGCGCTTTTTCAGGAAAGGGCGGAGCTCGCCATAAAAGCGGGGGAGATAAAAACCTCCCTGGGGCTGCCGATCCATGATTCCGTGAGGGAAAAGAGCATCCTGGACACCATCGTCAGATCTGCGTCCGGCCCGCTGTCCACCGACTCCCTCCAACGGATTTTCGAGACGGTCATCCGGGAATGCCGGGCCCTGGAGGAAAAATCGTAG
- the nadB gene encoding L-aspartate oxidase produces MARESDILIIGSGVAGLTAALNLSKFARVTIITKKEADDTSTSQAQGGIATVLDSADRFEYHIRDTHTAGAGLCRSEAVESIVREGPQAIRELIDFGARFNVSAKGELDLGREGGHSHRRIVHAADMTGREVERALLQTVRTSDRIDLLENHTALNLVTAGLSGGVKGTDATPENRCIGCYVHSAESGEVIPWSARAVILASGGSGKVYLYTSNPEVATGAGVAMAYRAGADVANMEFIQFHPTCLFHPEAKSFLISEAVRGEGAVLRTMDGEAFMERYHPMKDLAPRDIVARAIDSELKKSGDDYVLLDSTHKPAKQIMERFPNIYERCLQLGYDMTKESIPVVPAAHYTCGGVLTDMDGKTTVPGLFACGEVACTGLHGANRLASNSLLEAVVMADHIADALKRDWGAISSAPMPHIPDWDPGDAVDSDEQVVITHNWDEIRRTMWNYVGIVRTNRRLERAKHRIDLLQREVDEYYWNFRITRELIELRNLVTVGSLIVRCAMARKESRGLHFTLDYPESDDSLKFDTIINRKNEETRR; encoded by the coding sequence ATGGCCAGAGAAAGCGACATCCTGATAATCGGCAGCGGGGTGGCGGGGCTCACGGCGGCCCTGAACCTGTCCAAGTTCGCCAGGGTAACGATTATTACCAAGAAGGAAGCGGATGACACATCAACATCCCAGGCCCAGGGAGGGATAGCGACCGTCCTGGATAGCGCGGACCGTTTTGAATACCACATAAGGGATACCCATACCGCCGGAGCGGGCCTCTGCCGCAGCGAGGCCGTGGAATCAATAGTGCGTGAGGGGCCCCAGGCCATCAGGGAACTGATCGATTTTGGCGCCAGGTTTAATGTTTCCGCGAAGGGCGAACTGGATTTGGGAAGAGAGGGAGGCCACTCCCACCGTCGCATCGTACACGCGGCGGACATGACGGGCAGGGAAGTTGAAAGGGCCTTGCTCCAGACCGTCCGCACCTCGGACCGTATCGACCTCCTGGAAAACCATACAGCGCTGAACCTGGTTACGGCCGGCCTTTCGGGAGGCGTGAAAGGGACGGATGCCACCCCTGAAAACAGATGCATCGGCTGCTACGTTCACAGTGCGGAATCCGGCGAGGTTATCCCCTGGTCCGCCCGTGCGGTAATCCTTGCCAGCGGGGGATCCGGGAAGGTTTATCTGTACACCAGCAATCCCGAGGTGGCCACCGGCGCCGGTGTGGCCATGGCCTACCGTGCGGGCGCCGATGTGGCGAACATGGAGTTCATTCAGTTCCATCCCACATGCCTTTTCCATCCTGAGGCGAAATCATTCCTCATCAGCGAGGCCGTTCGAGGCGAAGGGGCCGTCCTCCGAACCATGGACGGCGAGGCGTTCATGGAGAGGTACCATCCCATGAAAGACCTTGCGCCCCGTGACATTGTCGCCAGGGCCATCGACTCCGAACTCAAGAAGAGCGGGGACGACTACGTCCTGCTGGACAGCACCCATAAACCGGCGAAACAGATCATGGAACGTTTCCCGAACATTTATGAAAGGTGTCTCCAACTCGGGTACGACATGACGAAGGAGTCCATTCCGGTTGTCCCGGCGGCGCATTATACCTGCGGCGGGGTCCTGACCGACATGGACGGAAAAACAACCGTTCCCGGGCTTTTCGCCTGTGGTGAGGTGGCCTGCACCGGTCTGCACGGCGCCAACCGTCTCGCCAGCAATTCGCTGCTGGAAGCCGTTGTCATGGCGGACCATATAGCCGATGCCCTGAAAAGGGACTGGGGGGCAATCTCTTCGGCTCCTATGCCCCACATCCCTGATTGGGACCCGGGTGACGCGGTGGATTCCGACGAACAGGTGGTCATTACACACAACTGGGACGAGATCCGCAGGACCATGTGGAACTATGTGGGGATCGTCCGCACCAACCGAAGGCTGGAGAGGGCCAAGCACCGGATCGATCTCCTCCAGCGGGAGGTTGATGAATATTACTGGAACTTCCGCATCACTCGCGAGCTCATAGAGTTGAGAAATCTGGTCACCGTGGGCTCATTGATTGTGCGCTGCGCTATGGCAAGGAAGGAAAGCCGGGGGCTCCATTTTACCCTGGACTATCCTGAAAGCGACGACAGCCTGAAGTTCGACACGATCATCAACAGGAAGAACGAGGAGACCAGGAGATGA
- a CDS encoding tetratricopeptide repeat protein — protein MTFFAFRGVKSHPTRCEKPISKEDKVLTRPKSVFLGLFLLFFTVFIASCVSTPEKKSVGIQEADLHLRIGINYLVKGNIEMADFELSKAERLNPRNPEVHFALGTVDIAKKEYAEAIVQFNRTVAIDKDYADAYNNMGFAYLKLGQWDKAIQSCNKALKSIGYQTPEKALTIIGKAYYRKGDKGRAIEYLQRALAIDPKEPQSANTMARIYLEDGNVDKAKRILSGVIENHPNYANARLNMGIALYKEQDFRAAKKEFNKVLELVDKKSAEGQLARGYLDLIK, from the coding sequence ATGACATTTTTCGCTTTCCGTGGAGTAAAAAGCCATCCTACCAGATGTGAGAAACCCATTTCCAAGGAGGATAAGGTGTTGACCCGACCGAAGAGTGTGTTTCTCGGACTTTTCCTGCTGTTTTTTACTGTTTTTATTGCATCCTGTGTTTCCACACCGGAGAAAAAGTCGGTAGGTATCCAGGAAGCTGATCTTCACCTCCGGATAGGTATCAATTATCTGGTGAAGGGAAATATCGAAATGGCCGATTTCGAGCTGAGCAAAGCGGAGCGTCTCAATCCCCGTAATCCCGAGGTCCATTTCGCGCTTGGAACGGTAGACATTGCCAAAAAGGAATACGCTGAGGCCATTGTCCAGTTCAACCGGACCGTAGCTATCGACAAGGATTATGCCGACGCCTATAATAACATGGGTTTTGCTTATCTGAAATTAGGGCAGTGGGATAAGGCCATCCAATCCTGTAATAAGGCGCTGAAATCCATCGGATACCAGACACCCGAGAAAGCTCTCACAATTATCGGCAAGGCCTACTACAGAAAGGGCGACAAGGGCAGGGCGATCGAATACCTTCAGCGGGCGCTTGCCATTGACCCGAAGGAGCCCCAGTCGGCCAACACCATGGCACGGATATACCTTGAGGATGGAAATGTCGATAAAGCCAAGCGTATCCTCTCGGGAGTCATAGAGAACCACCCCAATTACGCCAATGCCAGGTTGAATATGGGGATCGCCTTATATAAGGAGCAGGATTTCCGCGCCGCAAAAAAGGAGTTTAACAAGGTCCTGGAACTGGTGGACAAGAAAAGCGCTGAAGGGCAATTGGCCAGGGGCTACCTGGATCTTATTAAATGA
- a CDS encoding DUF4115 domain-containing protein has product MNREIGEHLRLLREESGVDLHSLAASTRIGVRQLTALENGDFDELPGIVFIRGYIRNICSELNRNPQKLINMLDEGFFEEEPEEPPPADGGPRRVFLPAAVASVVFVTLLIGGYLLLGRNGGVRPTDRSEQGKVKAAADLLPMDTDEQALSRSEALQDLDLAIHAVEKTWLRIHTDGSAPWETTMRPGDVVHLRANESIVLLIGNAGGIFFELNGKRFGPPGSHGQVISNYVITRDNL; this is encoded by the coding sequence ATGAATCGGGAGATCGGAGAACATCTGAGGCTTCTCAGGGAAGAATCCGGGGTGGACCTGCATTCACTGGCTGCAAGTACCAGGATAGGCGTCAGGCAGCTCACGGCACTGGAAAATGGCGACTTTGACGAGCTTCCCGGCATCGTTTTCATTCGCGGGTACATTCGTAATATCTGCTCCGAACTGAATCGCAATCCTCAGAAACTTATCAATATGCTGGATGAGGGGTTCTTTGAGGAGGAACCTGAGGAGCCGCCCCCTGCCGATGGGGGCCCGCGGAGAGTTTTCCTTCCGGCAGCCGTAGCTTCAGTCGTTTTCGTCACCCTTTTGATCGGCGGCTATCTCCTCCTTGGGAGAAACGGTGGCGTTCGTCCGACCGATAGGAGTGAGCAGGGCAAGGTGAAGGCTGCCGCCGATCTTCTCCCGATGGATACCGATGAGCAGGCTCTCAGCCGGTCGGAGGCGCTTCAGGATCTTGACCTCGCTATTCATGCCGTCGAAAAAACCTGGCTGAGGATTCATACGGACGGGTCCGCACCCTGGGAGACGACGATGAGGCCCGGCGATGTCGTTCATCTGAGGGCGAATGAGAGCATTGTTCTGCTGATCGGGAATGCCGGGGGAATCTTCTTCGAGTTGAACGGAAAGCGGTTTGGTCCTCCGGGTTCCCATGGCCAGGTTATCTCCAATTACGTCATTACCAGGGATAATCTTTAA